Part of the Zea mays cultivar B73 chromosome 4, Zm-B73-REFERENCE-NAM-5.0, whole genome shotgun sequence genome is shown below.
CAACGTGAAGGCGCTCATCCCTGTCCTTCTCGATCAGGCGACAAATACCTACACCAAGTGGCGTGGCATGTTCCTCACTGTCCTTGGCAAATATGCCCTGACTCGTCACGTCCTTGAAGATGAAGCGTTCCCGTCGCGCCCGGCATGGGTTCAAGCCAATTGCTGCGTCCTGACATGGATCTACAGCACCGTCTCCGGTGACCTGCAGCAATCTCTGATGATGCGACAGGGCCCCGCTCGCGGGGCGTGGTGCTACCTCGAGGACGAGTTCCTCGGCCAGAGGGAGTCTCGGGCGCTTCTGCTCGAAACAAAATTCCGCAACTTCCGCCAAGAGTCCCTGAGAATCACCGACTACTGCCGCCAGCTCGAATCGATGGCGGCTTCCCTTGCCGAGTTCGGCGATCCCATCGACGATCGGCAGATGGTGCTCACGCTCCTTCGCGGCCTCGGCGGTAAGTTCCGCCAGATGGTGTCCATCCTCAAGATGCACAGGCCGTTCCCCACGTTCGCAGAGGCACGAGCGcacctgctgttggaggagctggaAATCGACGCACGACCTCCGTCCCCGCCATCCGCCCTCGTCGCTGCAACGCTGCGAGCTGCGGCTCCCGGGGCTCCAGCACCTCCACGTCCAGGGGCACATCCTCCAGCATGCCCCTCGGTGCCAAACGGCCAACGTAACGGCCGTCGTCGCGGCCGCGGTGGACGCAACGGCCATCACCAGGGCCAACCAACGCCTCCTGGTGCCAGACAGGGAGGTGCCCCCCGGCATGCATCCGTCCTTCGCGCATCCTTGGGTTGGCACTGTACGGTTGTGGCCATACGATCAGTCCGGGCGCCCACCACCGCCGCCAGCATTCAACGCAGTACCACAATACAACGCCTATGGCAGTTTCTACGGCGCTCCATCCCCTCCGTACGGTATGCACTACGGGGGAACTGGAGCCCCTGGTTTCCAGGCGCCCGCACCGGCGTACCAAGCGGCGCCCTGGAACCCCACTCACGGAGGAGCATGGCATCAGGACGCCCTTGCACTCTTTCAACACCATGACCCTCAACCCGCCGAACGCTACTTCAGAGTGGTACGCCGACTCCGGTGCAGGATCGCACATGACCTCGGACGCTGGTAAACTTTCCACCATTTCCTTGCCCACTTCATTCACTCCATCTATCATTGTGGGAAATGGTGTCTTGCTTCCTGTCACAGCCACTGGATCACATATTTTTTCTTTCCCGCATCACAATTTAGTTCTCAATAATGTCCTCGTGTCTCCTAACATTATTAAGAATCTAATTTCTATCCGTCGTTTTACCACCGACAATAATTGCTCCATTGAGTTTGATCCCTTTGGCCTTTCTGTGAAGGATTTGCAAACCAGGAACGTGATCGCCAGGTGCAATAGCTCCGGTGACCTCTACCCGTTCTATGCACCCTCCACCAGCACCCCTGCATTCCTCGCTGCACCCACCTCcctgtggcatcgtcgtctcggtcATCTTGGGCATCAAGCTTTGTCCAAACTTATTACCTCCAGTGTTATTTCCTG
Proteins encoded:
- the LOC109946033 gene encoding uncharacterized protein, whose translation is MADDHDAAAEDQRPTAEAAAHRAKDARRAEEGRLRAAALDAYEHAHEALWAQATAVVNVKALIPVLLDQATNTYTKWRGMFLTVLGKYALTRHVLEDEAFPSRPAWVQANCCVLTWIYSTVSGDLQQSLMMRQGPARGAWCYLEDEFLGQRESRALLLETKFRNFRQESLRITDYCRQLESMAASLAEFGDPIDDRQMVLTLLRGLGGKFRQMVSILKMHRPFPTFAEARAHLLLEELEIDARPPSPPSALVAATLRAAAPGAPAPPRPGAHPPACPSVPNGQRNGRRRGRGGRNGHHQGQPTPPGARQGGAPRHASVLRASLGWHCTVVAIRSVRAPTTAASIQRSTTIQRLWQFLRRSIPSVRYALRGNWSPWFPGARTGVPSGALEPHSRRSMASGRPCTLSTP